The region TGCCGATGATACCGCCGCAAAAATGCTTGGATTCCTTACCCAACAGGTTCCACTCCAAAAGGGAGATCGTGTCCTGCTTTATGTCAACGGAACAGGCGGTACCACCCACATGGAACTAAGTATTATTTTCCGTAGGGCATACCAGCTTCTGGCCGAAAAAGGCGTAGAGGTTACGGAAAGCAGGATAGAAGAAATGCTTACCGTTCAGGGACAGCATGGTTTCCAAATGCTGTTGGCTAAGCTGGATGCCGATCATATCGACCTGCTGAAAAACAAAAAAGCAGACAGCCCTTATTGGATCAACACAGGTAAATAATACCGGAAATGAATGAGTTGACCATAGGCACTTTTAAGCTGATGATACGAAATGCCAGTCTCCGTATCAAGGAAAGGGAAAGTGAATTCTCCGAACTGGATGCGGTGATTGGCGACGGCGACCATGGTACCGCTATGGTTGCCGCTATGAATGCGATCGTCGAAGCGGCTGAAAAGGGAACAGAATTTAAAACCATGTTGAACGACATGGGATTCAACGTCATGATGCAGACCAGCGGATCTACCAGTACATTGCTGGGCGCTTTCCTGTTAGGAATGAGCGATCATAGTGCCGGAACATCATTGGATGCGGGGGCTGTGAAAGAGATGTTTGCCGGAGGATTGAAAAATATTCAGACCCAAACGCAGGCGAAGAAGGGCGATAAGACGATGATGGATGCCCTGATCCCGGCCGTAGAAGCGATGCAGGAGACACAATCGGAAGATATCGCCCGGATCATCGATGCGGGAGCAAAAGCCGCTCAAACCGGCGCCGGGTCGACCATAGCTCTGAAAGCCAATTTCGGACGCGCACGTAATTACGGAGAACGTTCCATTGGTTTTGCCGATTCCGGGGCGACCTCATGGGCTTGTATGTTCAGCGCATTTGCAGAAGCAGTTAATAATTGAGAATTGATAATTGAGAATGGAAAATTATTTCCTTACGCTTGTGAGCCTGGATAGCGCGCGTTTGTAACGCGTGCAGTATGTTTGAATAGCACGCGTTACAAACGCGCGCCAGCTCTCTGTAAAAGATGAATCATATATGAGGGTTTAATTTTGAACAATTACATATAAATAATAATTTTAAACTTTAACAGATAATTATACA is a window of Bacteroidales bacterium DNA encoding:
- a CDS encoding DAK2 domain-containing protein — its product is MNELTIGTFKLMIRNASLRIKERESEFSELDAVIGDGDHGTAMVAAMNAIVEAAEKGTEFKTMLNDMGFNVMMQTSGSTSTLLGAFLLGMSDHSAGTSLDAGAVKEMFAGGLKNIQTQTQAKKGDKTMMDALIPAVEAMQETQSEDIARIIDAGAKAAQTGAGSTIALKANFGRARNYGERSIGFADSGATSWACMFSAFAEAVNN